Genomic DNA from Telopea speciosissima isolate NSW1024214 ecotype Mountain lineage chromosome 2, Tspe_v1, whole genome shotgun sequence:
ATGTGCAAGGAGAGAGATCTTGACAAGCATCATCATAATCCATGGCTCTTGAATCTTTaccttttctctcccttttcttcttcctcatttcttCCCTCACAACTGCAATCTCATCTTGTGGAGGTACAtgccaaaccctaaacgattgtGCAGGTCAGCTCATCTGCATCAGTGGAAAGTGCACAGATAATACTACAGTCGAAACCCATATCCATTCCAATGGATCCTCCACCGCCGGAGGTTGCAACCAGGCGAGCACCCTCATCTGTGGAGGCACTAGCTATTACACATTTGATTGCTCACCTCCTATCACTTCCTCTACTCCAGCCCTTCTTTCTAAAAATGATTTCAATGCAGGTGGTAATGGTGGATGACCATCAGAATGTGATGCACGACACCATAAGAACACACAACTTATTGTTGCCCTTTCCCCTGGATGGTATGATAAAAGGTAGGAGCTGTGGAAACTTGATTCTCATAACtgtaaaaaatggaaagaaagtgAAGGCTAAGATTGTGGATGAGTGTGATTCTATGCATGGCTATAGCTGTGATAGTGAAAGACATGTAGAAGGACCTCGTGTAAATAATATTATAAATGGTTCTGATGCAGTTTGGGAGGCTTTTGGGCTTAACATCACTGATGGTATTGTCTTGACTAGAACACAAGAAACCATGGGAGCTCAAGCATAAATTAATACAGGTGTCATGTTCATCCTTGCAGAAGTTATATGTGAATTTCCACGTTTTGTTTAGAGATGGCAGCAGTTGTGCTGgtgaaaaaaattcttcccaGACAATGTCACCTAGAAACAGATTTGAGTCAATAAAGTAACTATTGGGTATATATGTAGTGTCATCCTCAAGAAAAGATCCCATTGCGCTCTTGTGTCCAGCCCTGTGGCTGGTGTATGCCGCTAGCGTACTGAAAACTGGCAGGGCATACCCAACCGTCTCCCATATATAGTgcttaaaatttaattttgaatGGCACCAAGTTTAGGGAGTGCACAGAACATTTTATCACAATGCCCACTTCCCAGAGCTTTGTTGAGAGTTCTTTCACAGTTGGCAGAGAACTAGTACGCTTCAGATAAATTAGATCACTTGCACCGAATGGGTCTGTAGAAACAAAAGTTTGGACAACAAAGTATCAGTTAGAATAGCtggattctttttcttatttgtaATAATTCTTCAGAGTTATACCATAACTGAGTACCTCAGTAACTATTAACAGAAACTGTAATGAAGAGCAAAGGGCATACCTCCTAGAGGCTGGAATCAAGCGTAGCAAATTGTACCAGCAGAACAGCAGGCGTGGGTGAAGGTTTCTCCTATAAGTAAAGAAATTCCAGATTAGTACAAAGTGTGGAAATAAGGAAGACATGAGTAGTTATCCTAAATATTCAACTTTGATGTGAAAACAATACATCAATAACATTTCAGCTTCCATGTACTCATTATGTACTAAAGCTACGCCAGAGACTATAATTTGTTTTGGACTTTAGCCAAAAAATCTATGTACTATGAAGAGTGCCCTTTCATTGTGactcaaatttcaatacaaaaTAACAATACTTGGTGAgtttattaagaaaaataacTCTAAACCAGATTCTATAATCAcatcaaataaatttttttttaaaatacgaGCTACAACAATGAATGCTCAATGAAAATCAACAGCTTTACCACAACAAAGAGCTAAACAAACAATGACTATGTCCCCCAAACCCCAAAgtcaatcaataaaaaaaaaattcatagtCCAAAGTTAGTGATGAACACGATAAACAATTCAAGAAAAGGTATCACAGCATTGCTTGAACTAGGAGTCTGACAACCTTGGCCAAGACCAATTGAGTCTCTTAACCTTATGCTCTCTGGACCAGtagttattttagtttcttgCTGCCTAGTTCTTAAAATAATACTCTCTACTACTATACAACCCAGTTGTTTCCTCATTCAAAACCATCTTTAAACATACTGTCAGGTTCCATATTCCAAGGGTTGCTGCAGGaccaaaaaaaatgtacaaatgCCACCAAGACTAAAATTGGATATGTAGGTTCTAATTGCATGACACACTTGAAAAACAATTTCCCCTACGTAAGGTCTTATGGAGGGAGCATTACTACCAGTATCCAATGCCAAGATCCTAACTAGGAAAAACAATTTCTCCTACATATAACATCATCTTAACTATAGAgtggaaataaaatagaagatcAAAAGTGATTGTTGAACAAGCACAATAACTAGGCTGCAGTCAAGTAGCATAATAAAAGGGGTTCAGATAGTTATGTCACTTACTTGAGCATGAAATACATCCGCAGCTTCATTTGTGAACAGGTATTGTCATCGACCACAGTCCTCATGCAACCAAATAAGATGCAACGATGCTTCTTGCCAATGTTAGATAAAGGATGAGACTTGGGCTACACACTTAGTCCCAATAAGTTTCTAGACCACCATGATTACCACTAATAACAAGAAGATACCCAACTAAACCTAAAAGAGGATAACAGCTGACTAACAACTCCTATTCAAGACATGGACACATGTAATGAAACCCTAATCAGCTCAAATTTAGACATCTCCCATGCCACAGACCAGTCAACTTGGCATGTATAACCTAATAGGTAACAGCTACTTGTGCACTAAGATTCTCAGGGTTGACACCTACAAGACCAAACAACATTTTTATGAAGGTCAATAGTTGAGCTCTCTGCCCACAGTCCCAGAGAGGCAGAAGAATACAGCAATATAACCATGAATGCAGCATTATCTCTGCTCCAACGGCTGTTAATGCCAAATTGACCACTAGGACCCATATCCATACAAAGTTAAAGTCAAAGAAAATTGTGTCTCAGCAGTAGTTGCTGAAGAGGGAACAAGTATATTCTAGAAGACTACACAAAGTACAAGTTGAATATTTCCAATGACTAACCAAAGCCAAGATCAGGGACCACCGACACAGATCTAATTGAAGATTAAAGATGGCACTGAATGCTCTTTGAGCAAACAGGTGTCGACTTCATGACTAGAACAGTCAAACGAAAACCCGTGAACAATATCATACTAACTCAAGAACATTACAAGAACAGTGGGTTGGTAACCAAAAACTAAAAAGTCTAGACAATTGGAGATTGATTCCGTGGCTGGAGCAGAATCCATGCTGACAGAGAAGTTGAAGTTCCTCGAAGCACAATTCATTGCAGAAATTCTCTGTAAAATAACTCCCTTAAACTATTACAAGAGTCAGGATCTCTTCACAAAATAAATGCAACACATCAAGGTTCCAATCAAAGTTCATTGCTTCATGTGGACAGTATCACCTCATTAGCAGAGTGTACTTAGTGCTTCCTGAAAAAAGGACTGCCAAATCTGCCTGCCACTTTGTCATCCAAGACTAGTACGCTTTGGTTATAGAGGtcatttgatattttatttcagGGCCAGTAGGAGGAATGCAAGTCATAACCATATCTGACTTAAAGATTCTTTAGGAGTCTCTCTATCATACATTATTAGCTGCGTGACTTTTGTTCTAGAATCAATATAAACTCtagaatattttttattattatacaTAAATGCCTGTATTAGTAATATAATTGACATAAGCTAaataagaaaattccaaaccatgTCTCCACATatacaaattttaaataaatatttcCAAATGGTATGATTACACATATCAAACAAATAATTGTCCAATACGGAGACAATTGCAAATAATAATCGACTTTGTTCACAGGTTTCAATTTATTAGCAAACATATTTTAATGAACAGGCGTTTAAATgattataatatataattatctGCTAAAAGTTTATAGTTGCGCATCCATCACCTAGTCAGCTTTGTCATTACAAACAAATTTTAACCCTTCGAATTCCCATATCACTGTGCTTACCCACATAATCCCTGTGGAAAAATATGTTTTAGGAACCTAAAGCTTGGTATAGGGTTGGATGATAGAGTTAAATTAGGTacttaattttctcttttgcAGGGCAAGGAAATCACAAGACTGATAAGAATTGCTGTTAATTATTTTTCCCAAAGGTCGTTTAACATACTAATATAGTGATAGCTATTACATGTCgtagaataaataaatatagcAACATATAAAGCTCTTACATACGTTAATGTAAAAAAAGTACATAATAGTCCAACAGGGAAACAGGATACACAGAAATACAACTTCTTACATACATTTCCTTTTGCAGGTATAATGAATTATCCAAATGATTTAAGACCCCAAAAATCTTCCAATGAAACTACAAAGATTGTTCAAATAATCTTAAACAAGATCATAACAAAAGACACTAGTAAGTTCATAACAACAAAGATAGATCTTTCTATCAGAAGCATAAATCCATCCTCGCAAAAGCTCAAATCTGTCCTAATGAGCAACAGCTGAGTAAACTGACCAGTATAACATAATTTGGTAATGACAAGGATGCAAGCGCAAGGTGGAAGATACTGAATTCTAAGGTTTCTTGGTTAAACTCAATAATCCTGAGAGGAAAAGGGGAAGTCTATTGGTACAATCTAATGTACCTACATAACTTTGACAAGAAATATTAAAATACTAACACCTGAGTACAAAAACTGTAAAATAGCCTAAGAAAATTCGATAGACCTGCAAGTTAATCTCAGTATAAGTAAAAGGACACTATGCTACAAAGAAATGTCCAGTTATCATAATCATCCTAAAGTTCTTGATGCAAAGATCAGGAGCTCCAAATGGTAATAAGGACTCGATCAAAATATATTGTCACACATCCTACTCTAAGAGCTCAACCGAAAAACATCATACTATGCCTGCTTTGAACACTATAGACAGCTGCAACTCAGCAGCACACAGAATGAATATCTTGGTGCTGACAACCAAGGATAAAAAGGATCTGCTCCTTAGGAAGGAAAAGCAAAGAGGTAAGTATATGAGATGCACATTTGAAAAAGACATTACAAATAGAACACTAGTTGCATGACTCTGCATTAAAACGCATCAAATGAAATTCATATTGCTGCATTCATAGTAAAAACCAAATTGCCAATATTTCAATTAGGATTAAAATATCCAGATTTCAACAGTATTGAGAATATCCACTATAATGTCATTCATGAGACAACTCTTCAGACCCCAACCTCGGCATCTACTAAGTAGTGGCCTAATCAACCAGCAGCAGGTAAGCAAAACGAGAGGACGACTCAGCATAACATCACACTAGTTTATCTGCGTCCATGAGCTCGCTGCATGTCATAAGCACCCCAAGCACCTTGTCCAGGTCCATATTGAGGACCAGATCCATATTGATGTCCACCTTCAGCACCAGCCTGTACCTGAAACAGACATGGTAGAAGCAAAGGTTATAATAACCAATCACGTAAAGCAAACATATCAGAAGGAATTGCAAAAGACAACATAGAACATACAGGACTCATGCCATAGCCAGCAGGATAGGGATTTCCTCCGTATGCGCTATCTGGATTGCCGTAATTTCCACCATACCCTGAACCTGCAAAACCAAAAGCCAACCTCAAAATCCACACAAATGGGAGGGTGAAgctccaactttttttttttgggtgggtgaGGGGGAGatggggtggtggtggagggTTCTAATAATTAAGGGATCATAGAACCTGATCCTGTgccagaaataaataaataaaaacaaattaaattgaATAGAACAAAATCAAATAAGACCAACGACCACATGTTTCAAAAATCCCACAAATGGGCTACTAAGCATTTGTGAAAGAATTATCAATTTCTCCTAATTATTGAGGTTAATACTTCCTATGGAACTTTAATCAAGTAAATGCAACCATACTATCTTTACTACCATCCAATCTCCAAAaattcacaaggcttttgaaGCTGTTGTCAGAAAAAACTAAGCCCCACTTCTCATAATTGTCTTAACATTTCACAATCTAGTTAGATCATCGTTTTCAACATAAAATAATAAGCTGCATTCACCATCCTTGATCCATTATCATCATGATATAACATATCTGTTACCCAATAAAAATACAAGGGGAATCAATTCGATGAATCCATATGGTATAAAAAGAATTGAATGGATTATTTATGCATGCCAATGTTCTATCCTCTATTATGTTCtctctttcatcttcttttggGAGGATAGAGCTAGAACCCCCAAATATTTCACTGCAGTTCATTTCCTAGCTGCATACAACATTATGTATTTTTGTTAAATGTGGTGTATATGGGTTCAGCAACTCATTTGCATGTCTTTTCTGGTTTTCCTCCTGATAGGCAATGTAAATTTCATTGATGTATGGAGCATACTATACAAATTTAAGTACTTCCTGCCTCACTGGGGCATCTTCATCCATATATAGACAAGCATGTCACACTATGCACATAAATCTTCATCATTCAACAGGATGAATCCAACATTGTGAATTTAGGAAGCTGGCATGTGTAAATGAATCTAGGAAACTTCATTGATCCATTTTATATCATGCATCTGAGTTAGTTGTCCCTGCTTCAAACACTCTTGACAACGTTCTTCTAATCAATTTGTGCTAAACATTAAATCTAACTGTATATAAATAAGGTCAAGAGACATTCCAACTCAAATTCTACCACACTTCTATCAAACTAAATGTAAGGAACTAATTTAAAAAACTAATAACAAAGATTACCCAAAACTCAaatattcaaacaaaaaaattgttCAATGCACTACTGGTGTGGTTGTCTGCCCATGATGGAGCATTTCCATGGCCAAGAATCTCATGTCCCTTAAGCCTTGCAAAGCCATTGTCAGTGCATTAGCACACAGGGATATAGGGGGAGATGAACCAAAATATGCTTCATTACGTATAAGCATTTATGCCATCCTTGCTTAGCTGTAGTCAAAAGAATGAAGCCCTATGCTTCACCACTTCATACCTTCAAACTGGCCATACTTATAGTGAATGAAGGTAAAATAAAACACATTCAAAACAGCAACCACAAATCTCAGAGCGCGGGTGAGGAAGGAACAATGAACACTGAGATTCAAACAGTGGTGAAGTTTGAACAAGTTCTTGAGCTTTAAAGCTTTAAGAATAATATTTTACCAGGGTTtccaacagcagcagcagcacgtGCTCTCTTTTCCGCATTAGCAATCTCTGCTCGCAGCTTTTCCACCTCACGAGCCATGGCAATCAGATTCTTTTCCATGGCTTGACCCTGTTCGTAATTTTCAGCATGGCCTTTCTTCTCATAATCAATAGCAGCCCTATTGCCCACAATTACATCAACACATAAGCATCAAAATTCCATCCAGGAATATGAAATGAATGAAACAAATTGTCTCACTACCTAGCTCGCTGCAATTCCTGTTTCATGGTGTCTATTTCGGCCTTCAAAGCCGGCGCCTGCTGCAACCCCGCATTAGCTCTAGCCAAATCTTGACTGAGCACCTGAACCTGACTAGTAAGCTCTTGTCTTGCAGCAGTGAGCTTCTGAATGTCAGTGCGAACTTGCAGAAGCTCCGCCCTCATAGCCTCTGAAGCATGAAGATCAGCTTCCATTTTCATACACTTCTCATAAGCTTCTTTTAGCTGAATATCCTTCTCGGAGCGCATAGATCCAGAAAAATGAGCCATGCGTTGAAGCTCATACTGGGCAGCCTCTAATTCCTGTTTTAACGCGACATGGGTTGCAGCCAATCTCTGGTTATCGATGAGAAGCCCTTGAATTTCCTGATGTTGAGCTGCTAGGCTCTCCTCGATTATGGCAGGGTGGGGGGGTAAAGGTCTTGGGCCTCGCCCGAATTGAGCTTCTCTCATTTCTTCAAGGAGGGCTGGATGAGGCATGGGACCAAGACCTCTACCGAATGGATGTTCGTGCATAGGGGGAAGCCCGGGGTGTGGTAGACCATTGATTGGATGCGGAGGTGCACGATTTCTGCCTGACATACTTTTGTCTTCAGACAAAGAACCCTAGATTTAGAAAGTTGGGGTTTTAACGATCAATGAAC
This window encodes:
- the LOC122650214 gene encoding protein FLX-like 1, which encodes MSGRNRAPPHPINGLPHPGLPPMHEHPFGRGLGPMPHPALLEEMREAQFGRGPRPLPPHPAIIEESLAAQHQEIQGLLIDNQRLAATHVALKQELEAAQYELQRMAHFSGSMRSEKDIQLKEAYEKCMKMEADLHASEAMRAELLQVRTDIQKLTAARQELTSQVQVLSQDLARANAGLQQAPALKAEIDTMKQELQRARAAIDYEKKGHAENYEQGQAMEKNLIAMAREVEKLRAEIANAEKRARAAAAVGNPGSGYGGNYGNPDSAYGGNPYPAGYGMSPVQAGAEGGHQYGSGPQYGPGQGAWGAYDMQRAHGRR